One window of Amaranthus tricolor cultivar Red isolate AtriRed21 chromosome 13, ASM2621246v1, whole genome shotgun sequence genomic DNA carries:
- the LOC130798866 gene encoding uncharacterized protein LOC130798866: MGRYRRTVSFPNQPTPNTRPSGPSPKSYHVRSASLPCGRPHPLIPQLREEVTELWVWERAQTGPGSRFVVDGLSRLKGVLDSLDDVLQLPLTQDSLSSKTNLVEKLLEEFLRFVDAYGIFQASLLGLKEEVSAAQVAVRRKDDSNLSLFIKSQKKIAGDVGKLISSVTSSTLEPPSASTTTIVSDYDDELGHVIRDVHKAIASVSEAVFDSVSGSFGPCRKPIWASFGIGRKIIKKEEQGMIEEFQSMIKEVENLLELIKNCKDEKKKRNNKNNDEELTRMRVLKGMQELEDCIGNMEKGSERVFRSLISTRVSLLNILTHA; the protein is encoded by the coding sequence ATGGGAAGATACCGTCGAACCGTTTCGTTTCCTAATCAGCCGACCCCAAACACCCGGCCAAGTGGGCCCTCTCCCAAGTCTTACCATGTGCGATCTGCCTCATTACCATGTGGCCGACCGCACCCATTGATCCCGCAGCTCCGTGAAGAGGTTACGGAGCTTTGGGTTTGGGAGCGGGCTCAGACCGGGCCTGGATCACGATTTGTTGTTGATGGGTTGAGTCGTTTGAAGGGTGTTTTAGATTCACTTGACGATGTCCTCCAGCTGCCTTTGACTCAAGATTCTCTTTCCTCCAAAACCAACCTCGTTGAGAAACTTCTTGAAGAATTTCTCCGGTTCGTGGACGCCTATGGAATCTTTCAGGCTTCCCTGTTGGGTCTTAAAGAGGAGGTTTCCGCGGCCCAAGTTGCGGTCCGTAGGAAGGATGACTCAAACTTGTCTCTTTTTATCAAGTCCCAAAAGAAGATTGCTGGTGACGTAGGCAAGCTTATATCCTCCGTCACATCATCCACCCTCGAACCGCCGTCGGCGTCAACTACGACCATCGTGTCCGATTACGACGACGAGCTTGGACATGTAATTAGAGACGTCCACAAAGCTATAGCCTCGGTTTCCGAGGCGGTGTTTGATTCCGTGTCGGGCTCTTTTGGGCCTTGCCGAAAGCCCATTTGGGCCAGTTTTGGGATTGGaaggaaaataattaaaaaggaagaacaagggATGATCGAAGAGTTCCAAAGCATGATAAAAGAAGTGGAAAACTTGTTAGAGTTGATAAAGAATTGTAAGgatgagaaaaagaaaaggaataataaaaacaatgatGAAGAACTAACGAGAATGAGAGTTTTAAAGGGAATGCAAGAGTTGGAAGATTGTATTGGAAACATGGAAAAAGGAAGTGAAAGAGTGTTTAGGAGTTTAATAAGCACAAGAGTTTCTCTCCTAAACATCCTAACTCAtgcatag